The Panicum virgatum strain AP13 chromosome 5K, P.virgatum_v5, whole genome shotgun sequence genome has a window encoding:
- the LOC120709794 gene encoding protein FAR1-RELATED SEQUENCE 5-like: protein MVVRESNGIWKVARLDLDHNHLLTPEDHDLLFSGQKYMTEMERAMIRTLSHNNIPTRKMIAILSHLRGGVTALLYKKKDVSNYRTKINREVTGTDMSQVLSYFMERKNQDPTFFYKIDVDEDKRLKNLFWAYGSAIKYYAEYGDFTVGTFKWVFEAFVEAMNGKHPKTIITDQDNAIKAAIKIVFPDAVHRNCLFHIKNKCYSKNGKVFANNEGLMEEFEDTVNNSLTTTEFEYLWTKMIADYKLENNNYFTRMWETRERFIPVYYKNEFFPFLHTTTRSETTNARFKDNIGPTYSMISFMKEYQRIVDTIDRTEAEEDTKSRQKQCKELLFDYQIEQQAQKMYNRNILKKFQVQLKETTTLAYTEMVPNKEFMVWPRTNQVRKVYRMRQYMVSANMTEGSEEFTCICGKFSKDGILCSHILKVMVEKDISKIPEQYIIERWRKKDMKIQVPSKQTAEAASASLLRFNMLSRESAALNSKAAATEESMLYLLSKFQELNVEVDGILSRQGTDQNPNKRKKASSTASGVQE, encoded by the exons ATGGTTGTTCGCGAGTCCAATGGCATCTGGAAAGTTGCAAGACTTGACCTCGACCATAACCATCTACTTACACCTGAGGACCATGATTTGCTGTTCAGTGGTCAGAAATACATGACAGAAATGGAAAGAGCAATGATCAGGACCCTCAGCCACAACAACATTCCAACACGCAAAATGATAGCTATCCTTTCACATCTAAGAGGTGGAGTTACAGCATTACTGTATAAAAAGAAGGACGTGAGTAATTATAGAACCAAGATTAATAGAGAAGTAACTGGTACAGATATGAGTCAGGTGCTGAGCTACTTCATGGAAAGGAAGAATCAAGATCCAACATTTTTCTACAAGATTGATGTGGATGAAGATAAAAGGCTGAAAAACCTATTCTGGGCTTATGGTTCAGCTATCAAGTACTATGCAGAATATGGTGATTTC ACAGTGGGAACTTTCAAATGGGTTTTTGAGGCTTTCGTAGAGGCAATGAATGGCAAACATCCGAAAACAATCATTACTGATCAGGATAATGCGATAAAGGCAGCAATTAAAATTGTGTTTCCTGACGCAGTACACAGAAACTGCTTATTCCACATAAAGAACAAGTGCTATAGTAAAAATGGCAAGGTGTTTGCAAATAATGAAGGCTTGATGGAAGAGTTTGAAGATACAGTCAATAATAGCCTCACAACAACAGAGTTTGAATACCTATGGACCAAGATGATTGCAGACTATAAGCTAGAGAACAACAACTATTTCACCAGGATGTGGGAAACAAGGGAACGGTTTATCCCTGTATACTACAAAAATGAGTTTTTCCCATTTCTACATACAACAACAAGGAGTGAGACAACCAATGCGAGGTTCAAAGACAACATTGGGCCCACATACAGCATGATAAGCTTTATGAAAGAGTACCAAAGAATTGTGGACACTATTGACAGAACAGAAGCAGAGGAGGACACCAAGAGCAGGCAGAAACAGTGCAAAGAACTACTATTTGACTATCAGATAGAGCAACAAGCGCAGAAAATGTACAATAGAAACATTTTAAAGAAATTTCAGGTGCAGCTAAAAGAAACAACAACATTGGCTTACACTGAAATGGTACCAAATAAGGAATTTATGGTCTGGCCAAGAACAAACCAAGTGCGTAAGGTGTATAGGATGCGCCAATATATGGTGTCAGCTAACATGACAGAAGGGAGTGAGGAGTTCACCTGCATATGTGGGAAGTTCAGCAAGGATGGCATATTGTGCTCTCATATACTGAAAGTAATGGTTGAAAAGGATATCAGTAAAATCCCAGAACAGTACATAATAGAGAGATGGAGAAAGAAAGACATGAAAATTCAGGTGCCATCAAAGCAAACTGCGGAAGCAGCAAGTGCCTCTTTGCTGCGGTTCAACATGCTATCTAGAGAATCTGCAGCTCTCAACTCTAAAGCAGCAGCAACAGAAGAGTCAATGCTTTACCTTCTGTCAAAGTTTCAGGAGTTGAACGTCGAAGTAGATGGTATTTTGTCCAGGCAAG GCACTGATCAGAATCCAAATAAAAGGAAGAAAGCAAGTTCTACAGCAAGTGGAGTGCAAGAGTAA